GATAAGAAGAGTTAAAATTACACATTAACAAAATGCCTGGCAGGTTGAAAGTATAAATCTCATATTGCATAAATACAAGTAATTCAGGATTTCAATGAAGTATTTTCCAAAAAACAACCATAAAGAAAGTTTAGACTTGAGGAAGGAATTTCACATGGACCAATCTTATTACAACTTTAGTCCACAAGTAAAAGAAGGTAAAAATGAACAAGGCTCAGGAATTAGGAATATcatagaaataagaataaGATTAAATACGTGAGACTCTTGATCAAAGGCGGAGCCAAATTGTGCCTAGGGATTCCACAGGCCCACGGCCCTCTCCGCGGCTCCTAGAATATTAGAATATTAGACTTCTTCTAGTAATTGTCTTGTAGTTGTGAGTTGGGTGATACACATTCGTAGTTTTATATTTCAAACTCAGTTTTAGTTTGACTTTAGGTGATATTCTCCAACTTTGCTCTGAATGATTCAACATGTATCAAAATGCATTATCCCAAGGTAAAGGAAAATTTTGGCTTTGCCATCTTCCTCTCAGAGAGTTGGTAAAAAAGGGTTTGTTAATCTTCAAAAACCATTtctcaaagaaaaaacactaatattatttaattccTCAGTAAATCTATCATGCAACTTATtgacaccaaaaaaatatatatgaatctGCTTAACGTTCAAATTTAACTCAAAAGGGAGCTAAATGATAAACATTCTTTATCCTTAATGGAAATTATCAAGTGCATTATATCATATataatcatataaaaaatgaaagacatCTAAATGTTTCAAAGCAAATGGATATATATGAATCTGCTTAACGTTCAAATTTAACTCAAAAGAGAGTTAAATGATAAACATTCTTTATCCTTAATGGAAATTATCAAGTGCATTATACCATATataatcatataaaaaatgaaagacatCTAAATGTTTCAAAGTAAATGGATATATAAGCCtcaaaaagcaaagaaaacacTTAATGAACATAGATCACTCAAGGCTAAAGTTAAGCATAATAGAGCTCGGTAGAGTAAGTTGTGCTCAATAAAGTGAGCTGTTTCACAAGCTTAGGTTCTCTATAATGCATCCCTAAGCATTACCTCAAAGCAATCTTAAATCTAATGCCTCCCACTCAAGCATAAAACTTGAGGCTTGTAAAGTTCCCACAAAAGGCACAAAACAGTAAaatgaaaagcaaaaaagggTGTAAAcgtcaaatataatttatatgaaaGCACTTATAGGACCAAATACTGTATAACTTACTTCAGCTTCTGCAGTATTCCTTAAGTCAGGAGTATCTGATAGACCAGTGTTTTCTGGACGTAACTGCTCCTCAAATATTGTCCTTGGAGTTTCAAAAACAGACTCATGAAATCCAATTGATGATGGTAGGTCTGGTGTCTGCAGTATTTGTGTTCCAGCGCTTGTTTCCAATGGAGGAACTGAAGCTGACCGTATGTATGGAGATGGAGCAGGCGTAAGGTCATCTCTCCTGGGAGAAGGCATGAATCTTGGTGAAGGTATAAACTCAGGTAAGATACTTTCCCCATCATGTTCTTCAACATGTCTGAGTTGATCAATTTCTGGGTTGCATTGAGTAGCAGGCGATTGTGCACCCCTATACTCTGTGGAAGCTTCAGTTACAGGAAGAGACCGTGCAACCTTACGCTCTGGGGAGATTTCAGTTGTAAAAGGACGAGGAGATTGTGCAACCCTTGCTTCTGAGAAAGCTTCAGTTGTGGGAGAAGGAGATCTTGTAGGCCTAGAGTCAGGAAGAGCTTCCTCAAACAAATGGGATTTTGTGGATATATAGTCTTTGTTGGAAATGTTACGAAGATCTGAACACAGACCTACAGGCAGACACCCAGATTAGAAATAAAGTCATTAAAATGGCAGACAAGCAGCAAGAGAAAACTAATGAAGGGAAAAGACCCACTCACCACTTAATGAAGGCTGGAAGAATATTTGTTCCTTTCTTAAACTGTTGTTCAACTTCCAAACACCCAAAGCAGAGCACGGAATATTCCTCCTTTTACGCAATAAATCACTAGTATCTTGAATTGTCTTATTCATAAACCTGCAAAATTCACAACCTTATCTCAGTGACCAATACCAGAAGAAATACGGACCATATGATGAATAATATGTGCAACCATACTCATTGGACAACACAAGGGTCTCATCAAAATACTGCTTTCTCTTCCTTGGTCTTGCTCTTGGCTGCTCAGGAGGTGGTGTTGGTTGAAGTTCTGCAACAACAGAAGAGAGAAACACTCAAGGTAAAAATAAAGTTGTGTCATATTGACGTTTACAGCTGAAGAGGATATTAGATGATGAATAGTAACTCTACACACCAAATGAAACATGTGTATCAATATTTTGTAGACCCTCTGGCAAAGAAGCAACAGATGCTGGTGGTCCTGAACTTGGCTGAAACAATGGAGATGGCCCACCAGAAGGTATAGTTTCCTCCATAATTGGAGAAAGAATGTCTTTCTCACTCCTTTCAGGGTCAACAGATCTGTGTGGTTCAGTTACATCATCCCTGTTATTGGGGGAAACCGGAGGAAGGATTTCTGAGCTAAAATCAGGAACAGCATCTCGCAGaacttccatttcttgaaCATGTTCAGGGGAACCGTCATCTCTATCCCTCAAATCAATACTTTCTCTCTGGTTAGTTGGAACAGGATCTTCAAAACCAACATGttgtggaacctcaacttctggAAAATTTGGAAGGGTGAAGTCATCACTAAATCTTATTTGTTCATCTGTCTGATTGCCTGGACTAGGAGCCCCCTCAGCTGGAGGTGTATGGAGGATGCTGTAACCATGGAAACATAAAAATTACTATATTGCTTTCTCAAAGAAAGATTTAAAATCATACATGGAAAGCTCAAATGCATTAAGAAGCATACTCCTCATCCATGGGGGTAGCATCTGAACCAAAAACCTCTTTTGGATGTGATAGATACATCTGAATATCCTAAAAATAACACAAGCTTCGGTCAGTAACAATGCAATTCCACTACTTCAACATTCAAACAGTAAAATAAAGGAGAGCAAAAACTATATATACTTTAAAACGGAAAAGGAATAGATGTTCAACCTCGTCAAAAGTTATAGCAACATAAGGGTTTGTTCCAATAGGAATTTGATCTGTAACACAAAGTTCAAATATTTCAAGACTTTCACCAAATGaacataaacaaagaaaaataagaaaagtaagatgaaaatttcaaacagCAAGTCACTTCTACAACCTGTTAGTGTGATGTCTTCCTCACTCCTCAGATGATTATCGTGAGCCCTGAGGAAACAAAATCATTGCATCATACATCCATTTAAAAGCAGGAAAAAAAGATGGATGAAAAGGGCCTTCTGCGAATATTACCCCTCACAGAACAAGTCTGTATCCAAATCCAAAGCATCAAGGTCAAATGTGTCAGGCAAAGTGATGGATTGAACCGGTGCTTGTCTTGCATTCTCTGGCAAATTCAAGTCTATAGAAGCAAAGGCCTTTCTTAGGCTAGTCAAAACAACATTACAGTCCTGGTAAAGATAGTCGACTTTCTTCGAGTATATCCGAACAACACCTACTAGAAGGTGTCCTGACATTCTCAGTGCAATAGGAACATCCGGAAACATGATGCGATCTAATAAAAGCATTCATATGAACATTGTTAGCCAATTGCTTTTTCAACATTCAAGTTTTTACACGATCAAGAGAAAAACTGCGCACAATAGACCCACCAAACAAGAAGAGAGAGCCTAAGAGAAGGACCACAGAATTCTAACTGAAATGAGTCTGAGAGAAAGATATCGTTAAATTCAAAAGTATGACCAATTAAAATTGTATACACAGCCCACAATAAACACATATCCTTCCCAAAATTGATTAGGAAATTAGAAAAGGGGAATGAAACGAAAAAAGAACAAGTAACTTGAACCCAAGCAAATCTAAATGGGTATATGATTCTGTTGATGGGGCAATCCTTATATGGGCGGTACCTGTAAAACAAAAAGGGGTTTTACAGGTACCACCCATCTTCACCGGACTGATCATGTGATAAAAACGAAAAAGGGATTCAATTCAGCGAAATTTAGAATGGATTGGTTATAATGTATgacaaaaattatgaattccATAAAATTTTAAGATCTAAATTAGCATCTTACAAATCAAAACTTAATAAAAAGACCAGattaaagaaggaaaaaacaacACTTTCTCAAAGAAAGGCGACGGTTTCACAAAAAAGTCTCAAAATTTAACAGAGGAAAGTAGCTTTGGATTCAGATTTTGAGACACCCAGaacaccacaaaaaaaaaactcaaactctaagcaaaacaaacaaaagggtTGTACGGACCAACGGTGGAGGGGATGTCGGTGGAAGTGTAATGGGACTTCTTTAACCTGCTCTGCAGATGCGCCGCACACCATACGGTTCCCAGTGGGCCCTTCCGAGCCAGGAACGTCTGCGAATAAAACATCCTTCAACCTTCGTCTTCTTCACTATTTCAATGGCAaaaccttcttcttcttcttcttctacacTATTTCAATGGCAAaacttataaatatataaataagaacaGTGCTTCGTTAGTGTTTCTCTGTGTATAAATATGgtttatgagagagagagagagagagagagagagagagaagacggGGGGGTTTTACGGTTAGGGTTATTGGAGATTGAAGGAGGAAATGGGGCGCGGGAAACGAAAAATGGCGCCCATTTGGCGTGAGTTTTACGGGAATAACCCTTGTGGGTTATAAGAATTACGAATTTACgactgttttcttctttctttttcccaaaCGAAACGACAGATACTTTGGAAGTTTCCGctactcaaattttaaaaaatatatatatatgctcacttttcaaaaaaaaaaggtgg
Above is a window of Prunus persica cultivar Lovell chromosome G2, Prunus_persica_NCBIv2, whole genome shotgun sequence DNA encoding:
- the LOC18785410 gene encoding sister chromatid cohesion 1 protein 3 isoform X2 gives rise to the protein MFYSQTFLARKGPLGTVWCAAHLQSRLKKSHYTSTDIPSTVDRIMFPDVPIALRMSGHLLVGVVRIYSKKVDYLYQDCNVVLTSLRKAFASIDLNLPENARQAPVQSITLPDTFDLDALDLDTDLFCEGAHDNHLRSEEDITLTDQIPIGTNPYVAITFDEDIQMYLSHPKEVFGSDATPMDEDILHTPPAEGAPSPGNQTDEQIRFSDDFTLPNFPEVEVPQHVGFEDPVPTNQRESIDLRDRDDGSPEHVQEMEVLRDAVPDFSSEILPPVSPNNRDDVTEPHRSVDPERSEKDILSPIMEETIPSGGPSPLFQPSSGPPASVASLPEGLQNIDTHVSFELQPTPPPEQPRARPRKRKQYFDETLVLSNEFMNKTIQDTSDLLRKRRNIPCSALGVWKLNNSLRKEQIFFQPSLSGLCSDLRNISNKDYISTKSHLFEEALPDSRPTRSPSPTTEAFSEARVAQSPRPFTTEISPERKVARSLPVTEASTEYRGAQSPATQCNPEIDQLRHVEEHDGESILPEFIPSPRFMPSPRRDDLTPAPSPYIRSASVPPLETSAGTQILQTPDLPSSIGFHESVFETPRTIFEEQLRPENTGLSDTPDLRNTAEAEDLYFLEADSSTPAGSQGTHAVDSLSVRTRAVAQYLKRQSPITSTSEDLFGDLSLDKILEGKTRKLCARMFYETLVLKSFDLVDVKQEVPYGDISLKLTQTLSKVQI
- the LOC18785410 gene encoding sister chromatid cohesion 1 protein 3 isoform X1, whose translation is MFYSQTFLARKGPLGTVWCAAHLQSRLKKSHYTSTDIPSTVDRIMFPDVPIALRMSGHLLVGVVRIYSKKVDYLYQDCNVVLTSLRKAFASIDLNLPENARQAPVQSITLPDTFDLDALDLDTDLFCEGAHDNHLRSEEDITLTDQIPIGTNPYVAITFDEDIQMYLSHPKEVFGSDATPMDEDILHTPPAEGAPSPGNQTDEQIRFSDDFTLPNFPEVEVPQHVGFEDPVPTNQRESIDLRDRDDGSPEHVQEMEVLRDAVPDFSSEILPPVSPNNRDDVTEPHRSVDPERSEKDILSPIMEETIPSGGPSPLFQPSSGPPASVASLPEGLQNIDTHVSFELQPTPPPEQPRARPRKRKQYFDETLVLSNEFMNKTIQDTSDLLRKRRNIPCSALGVWKLNNSLRKEQIFFQPSLSGLCSDLRNISNKDYISTKSHLFEEALPDSRPTRSPSPTTEAFSEARVAQSPRPFTTEISPERKVARSLPVTEASTEYRGAQSPATQCNPEIDQLRHVEEHDGESILPEFIPSPRFMPSPRRDDLTPAPSPYIRSASVPPLETSAGTQILQTPDLPSSIGFHESVFETPRTIFEEQLRPENTGLSDTPDLRNTAEAEDLYFLEADSSTPAGSQATQGVPGSQGTHAVDSLSVRTRAVAQYLKRQSPITSTSEDLFGDLSLDKILEGKTRKLCARMFYETLVLKSFDLVDVKQEVPYGDISLKLTQTLSKVQI